A genomic region of Amblyraja radiata isolate CabotCenter1 chromosome 16, sAmbRad1.1.pri, whole genome shotgun sequence contains the following coding sequences:
- the becn1 gene encoding beclin-1 isoform X2, producing the protein MEGSKTSSSTMQVSFVCQRCSQPLKLDTSFNVLDKVTIQELTAPLVTVTPVKPEEGRVEDGCFPEETCVENKPDGVSRKYIPPARMLSTESANSFTLIGEASDGGTMENLSRRLKVTSDLFDIMSGQTDVDHPLCEECTDTLLDQLDQQLNVTENECQNYKNCLEILEQMSQEDEEQLLEELKNLNSEENHLIQELENVEEKRRKVANDLAKVRAETDRLNQEEAQYQREYSEFKRQQLELDDELKSVDNQMRYAQIQLDKLKKTNVFNATFHIWYRLVPYGNHSYLESLTDRTKELPLYCSGGLRFFWDNKFDHAMVAFLDCVQQFKEEVERGDTGFCLPYRMDVEKGKIEDTGGSGGSYSIKTQFNSEEQWTKALKFMLTNLKWGLAWVSSQFYNR; encoded by the exons ATGGAGGGGTCAAAGACTTCGAGTTCCACCATGCAGGTGAGCTTTGTGTGCCAGCGTTGCAGTCAACCTCTCAAGCTGGATACTTCCTTCAACGTCTTGGACAAAGTCACCATTCAGGAACTCACAG CTCCTTTAGTTACAGTTACTCCTGTAAAACCAGAAGAAGGCAGGGTGGAAGATGGCTGCTTCCCAGAG GAAACCTGTGTAGAAAACAAACCAGATGGAGTGTCTAGAAAATATATCCCCCCAGCTCG GATGTTGTCCACAGAAAGTGCCAATAGTTTTACACTAATTGGCGAAGCTTCTGATGGTGGGACAATGGAAAATCTGAGTCGCAGGCTCAAG GTGACCAGTGATCTGTTTGACATAATGTCTGGTCAGACAGATGTGGACCACCCTCTTTGCGAAGAATGTACAGATACGTTGCTGGATCAATTGGACCAGCAGCTGAATGTCACAGAAAACGAATGCCAGAATTACAA GAACTGTTTGGAAATCCTCGAGCAAATGAGTCAGGAAGATGAGGAGCAACTTCTCGAGGAGCTAAAGAATCTGAACTCTGAGGAAAACCATCTAATCCAGGAGCTTGAAAATGTAGAAGAGAAGAGGAGGAAGGTGGCAAATGATTTGGCCAAGGTTAgagcagagacagacagactcaATCAGGAAGAAGCCCA GTACCAGAGAGAATATTCCGAATTCAAAAGACAGCAACTGGAACTTGACGATGAGTTGAAGAGTGTTGACAACCAAATGCGATATGCTCAGATTCAGCTCGACAAACTGAAGAAAACCAATGTTTTCAATGCTACCTTCCACATCTG GTATCGCCTTGTTCCTTACGGCAATCATTCGTACCTGGAATCACTGACAGACAGAACCAAG GAGCTGCCCTTGTATTGTTCTGGGGGATTGCGATTCTTCTGGGATAATAAATTCGATCACGCCATGGTGGCTTTTCTGGACTGCGTTCAACAATTTAAGGAAGAGGTGGAAAGAGGCGACACAGGCTTCTGTTTACCATACAG gatggatgtggagaaAGGAAAGATTGAAGACACGGGAGGAAGTGGAGGATCTTATTCTATTAAAACTCAATTCAACTCTGAAGAACAGTGGACTAAAGCACTCAAGTTTATGCTTACCAATTTGAAATGGGGGCTGGCTTGGGTGTCTTCTCAATTCTACAATAGATGA
- the becn1 gene encoding beclin-1 isoform X1 translates to MEGSKTSSSTMQVSFVCQRCSQPLKLDTSFNVLDKVTIQELTAPLVTVTPVKPEEGRVEDGCFPEETCVENKPDGVSRKYIPPARMLSTESANSFTLIGEASDGGTMENLSRRLKVTSDLFDIMSGQTDVDHPLCEECTDTLLDQLDQQLNVTENECQNYKNCLEILEQMSQEDEEQLLEELKNLNSEENHLIQELENVEEKRRKVANDLAKVRAETDRLNQEEAQYQREYSEFKRQQLELDDELKSVDNQMRYAQIQLDKLKKTNVFNATFHIWHSGQFGTINNFRLGRLPSVPVEWNEINAAWGQTVLLLHSLANKMELRFQRYRLVPYGNHSYLESLTDRTKELPLYCSGGLRFFWDNKFDHAMVAFLDCVQQFKEEVERGDTGFCLPYRMDVEKGKIEDTGGSGGSYSIKTQFNSEEQWTKALKFMLTNLKWGLAWVSSQFYNR, encoded by the exons ATGGAGGGGTCAAAGACTTCGAGTTCCACCATGCAGGTGAGCTTTGTGTGCCAGCGTTGCAGTCAACCTCTCAAGCTGGATACTTCCTTCAACGTCTTGGACAAAGTCACCATTCAGGAACTCACAG CTCCTTTAGTTACAGTTACTCCTGTAAAACCAGAAGAAGGCAGGGTGGAAGATGGCTGCTTCCCAGAG GAAACCTGTGTAGAAAACAAACCAGATGGAGTGTCTAGAAAATATATCCCCCCAGCTCG GATGTTGTCCACAGAAAGTGCCAATAGTTTTACACTAATTGGCGAAGCTTCTGATGGTGGGACAATGGAAAATCTGAGTCGCAGGCTCAAG GTGACCAGTGATCTGTTTGACATAATGTCTGGTCAGACAGATGTGGACCACCCTCTTTGCGAAGAATGTACAGATACGTTGCTGGATCAATTGGACCAGCAGCTGAATGTCACAGAAAACGAATGCCAGAATTACAA GAACTGTTTGGAAATCCTCGAGCAAATGAGTCAGGAAGATGAGGAGCAACTTCTCGAGGAGCTAAAGAATCTGAACTCTGAGGAAAACCATCTAATCCAGGAGCTTGAAAATGTAGAAGAGAAGAGGAGGAAGGTGGCAAATGATTTGGCCAAGGTTAgagcagagacagacagactcaATCAGGAAGAAGCCCA GTACCAGAGAGAATATTCCGAATTCAAAAGACAGCAACTGGAACTTGACGATGAGTTGAAGAGTGTTGACAACCAAATGCGATATGCTCAGATTCAGCTCGACAAACTGAAGAAAACCAATGTTTTCAATGCTACCTTCCACATCTG GCACAGTGGACAGTTTGGCACCATTAATAACTTCAGACTGGGGCGTCTGCCAAGTGTTCCTGTTGAGTGGAATGAAATTAATGCAGCTTGGGGCCAGACTGTGTTACTTCTGCATTCACTGGCCAACAAAATGGAACTGCGATTTCAAAG GTATCGCCTTGTTCCTTACGGCAATCATTCGTACCTGGAATCACTGACAGACAGAACCAAG GAGCTGCCCTTGTATTGTTCTGGGGGATTGCGATTCTTCTGGGATAATAAATTCGATCACGCCATGGTGGCTTTTCTGGACTGCGTTCAACAATTTAAGGAAGAGGTGGAAAGAGGCGACACAGGCTTCTGTTTACCATACAG gatggatgtggagaaAGGAAAGATTGAAGACACGGGAGGAAGTGGAGGATCTTATTCTATTAAAACTCAATTCAACTCTGAAGAACAGTGGACTAAAGCACTCAAGTTTATGCTTACCAATTTGAAATGGGGGCTGGCTTGGGTGTCTTCTCAATTCTACAATAGATGA